The following coding sequences lie in one Miscanthus floridulus cultivar M001 chromosome 9, ASM1932011v1, whole genome shotgun sequence genomic window:
- the LOC136480705 gene encoding disease resistance protein RGA5-like yields MPNDKDSLLKGLGDKLTRLFKKSEERRHKIAGAIEKIRKNLQEVTDRHGRFTVDSFVAKPAASTRTVYPRLSAMYREASQIIGIDKSSADLISMLSPNRNDESNLKMKIVSVVGTGGLGKTTLAKAVYVIKFQNDEPNMNETSRMNKV; encoded by the coding sequence ATGCCCAACGACAAGGACAGTTTGTTGAAAGGTCTAGGTGATAAGTTGACCAGGTTATTCAAGAAGAGCGAAGAGCGCCGCCACAAGATCGCTGGTGCCATTGAGAAGATCAGGAAAAATCTCCAGGAGGTGACCGACCGGCATGGTAGATTCACCGTCGACAGCTTTGTTGCCAAGCCTGCAGCATCCACGCGAACTGTCTATCCTCGCCTTAGTGCTATGTACAGAGAAGCATCACAGATCATTGGCATCGACAAGTCAAGTGCTGATCTCATATCCATGCTGTCGCCCAATAGGAATGACGAGTCCAACCTGAAGATGAAGATTGTTTctgttgttggaactggtgggcTCGGCAAAACTACTCTTGCCAAGGCAGTGTATGTTATAAAGTTCCAGAATGACGAGCccaatatgaatgaaacttccaGAATGAATAAAGTTTAA